The genomic DNA TTGAGACGATACAAAACTTTCCTCCTGTtcttttataaatacattatgtCACATCAACTTGTGCTCACGGAAAAAGCAAGACTACGGTCATTCTAATAATAAAACCCAACTATGTTGTAAACCATCTTCATTTTCAGTATCACAACTTAACTCAGGCTTACCATACTTGCACTATCATAGCCAGGGACACACCCAtcatttcaaaaaaatcaataacTAATAGCTTGAACGACAAATTAATGTCAATCTCAAGCCCCTTTCCACAAATTATCATCTTCCCATTTCTTGTTAAACACACGACTTTTCCCACTGTGTCGATTTACTCTCCAATTCAAGGAGCCCTCTTCTCGATTCTAACTTCACATTACCAAATTTCACAATTCATTTACTAAACCATCTAAGGGAAGGTCTTGACATAAAGAGTATACTTCTTGAGAATTTATGAATCAAATTTTCCCCCGTAACTCTTATAACGATAGATATCTTACACATTTAATCTTTGCCTAACATTGATTCCCTCAAATGTGCACCCTAGGAAGTTATTTTCTGTATAACATATAATCGCAACAAGACCATCGCGGCATAAAATTCCCATTTCGACCATAATTATGCACATTATACATCTTTATCCCttgcatatatacatgcattCTCTTACGTACATGAGTCACATCTCCACTTTAAACCTGTGTTTTAGTATCTTTCAACCTGCTAGTTCTTCTTTAGGAGTATTCTGAGACACTTCACACCACTATACTTCTTTACTAACTATCCCGTCTACATACCTCTCAACATCATAATTCACTGTCTATATCATGTGCACGCTAATCAATATGTTCTTTTATCACCCTCGAATTATCGCAACTCAAAACTTTTATCTTTGTTATACCCGCTTATATCATGCATACTTCCCCCCCTTGGGTACATATACTCCTCATAAACATACACTCAACACATAATATCATCCTCGCACCAGCCCAGACAGGTAGTATGACTCAACCGTGTTATACAACATCCTACCAATTTTCCTTAACATAAATGATCTCTTGCCTTTGAGAAAATTCTCAAATTTCTAACTCTCCAATTCCATATTTTAAGTGGagatacttgtatatatatgtgttttaattgcaCACTCGTCTGGACCGTACTGGAAATAGATTCTCCCTATTCTGCATGTCACATCACAATGGTGTGGTTAAACCTTTCAAACCTATTCCATCCATTGCCAATGGTGTAATACGCTAACACATATTTTTCTCCAGAAGATCTTCAGTTGGTTAGACCTTATTTCCAATTCTTTCATCCTTTCATGCCCCATTAATGCATTGGGGAAATCGGGTCCCATAGCCGAATGGCCGACAGACTAGAAGGAAGCGAGCAATCGTTGGCCATCGATTGACTGTTCCTTACCACCAGCCGACAGCTAGTTTACGGTCACTCGATTCCCCTTTTTCTTAAATCCCTTTTACCCTTCAAATTCCTTGAATTCTCATATGTGGGGGGCGGGCACTCGGCTTCATACACACCCGTCCACCATGCTAGAATTTTAAGTCATCATCTAATCTTATCCCGAATTGCCAAATAAACTCCTAACTTCTACCCATCTATCCTATGTGTGCGGGGTCACTTCTCAAACTTGCTCTGATACTACCTTTGTAACACCTCCTCTCCCTAGCTACCCTAATCCCTGGGCAACCTAGAAGAGAGAGCGTCGTGAATCAAGAAAAGATGCGACAACTGCCAACAAACAAATAATACATCTAGACCCAAAATGTACATAGAAAACTTTAGGGGTTACAAACCCAATTCTAAGTTAGGTTACATGTTATAAGATAACACCTATGCAATCTTTAGACATATTTTCCCAAGACCTTTGATTTGAGAGTAGACCCGCACACACATCTTACTAGCCATCCTTCCTACTCGACTTCTAGCCAGCTATTGCTTTACTTTACctgaaatggtgaagagtataaggtgagctacaaagctcagtaagtatAAGAAACATGAAGGAAAAACATGGTAGATAGTAATGTGACAGAGGTAAGGTGAGTGGTATCTGAAAAACATCTAGATGTGGATGATAGATTACAAAGCATGGACCACACACCCACCCATGAtaataatgtcatgcataacacacaGGAAATCCGGTAAACACATAATTAGCCAACGACctcacataataatataaaatgcaCCAAAATACATACCAGCCTATAACTGATACCTGTAACCAGAGAAACTGTGATAATATATGGGTCATAGGTCCTATCTCATATACTCGGCTATagtcatacatatatatatataatctcgcACAGGGTCGTCACCTCTGGGTGCGTCCCTCAGTCGTCACCACATGAGCGTAACCCCAGTCAGACTAGTGCCTACTGattttgggggatatatcccaACGGTACACAACCGCAGCGCGCATAACCGTCTCTGATCTTGCCAATGTGTATGCAACACGTAGGATGACCACATACAAATGCATGTGATGCAGTGGCAATATGTTATGCTTCCACTCATGTTACATGGTGATAATATTCACGCCAGTCCATGcccatgatgcacaattaccacaCTATCCAAACATGTCATGACAGGGGGTAACATTCTTAGTTGCAATTATTCTCATCTCATAATCATGGACATCACAATTATTGAATAGCACCAGAAGTAAGGAATTTCATGCTCAACTCACAGGACCATaaaaagtaagagaaaatatctTTGGGCGTGCAAAGTGGTAACGGGGCTCAAACCATACATGCCATGGCCGGgagtaatatttgaattttaaattttttccatttcataTTGTGTCCATCAATGACAGTAAATAACATTGAGGGTATGGAAGGCTTTACTCTTAGGTTTCAAGAGTAAATCAGAGTAAATTGGTTAATATTTGAAACATTGGCAGGGCAAGAGGAAGGGACAAGCTTCCCTAGCAAAATCGTAACAAATTCACCATTCCTTAAAATAAGTGCGGAAGAACAAGCCCCACATAGCTGTCAAAACGTTCCCCAAGTTGTAATCCATTAATCCATAAGAATCAACCGTATAAAACTCACACCCCTGTTTATGTagtagtttttatttatttccccTATATTCAACCTCAACAACACCCTTAAGTTCCTAAACCACTCTCACAATACTCCTCTCTTCACCCCCAAGTGCATATATCAAAATTCTATCCAAAGTTTCCCAAACCCAATACCACGTTTACAGtgaattataattcaaaagataggaaggaaggaagagaatTTGCCTTCTTAAGCTTCCTGTGATGCTCAATAGCAGCTAGAAACCCCTTGGATAATAGTATTTGACTTGAGGttggggaggaggaggagggtttgcaaagaagaagaaactttcGAGAGAAGTTTCGAGTTGCACATCTGATACGTTGGTATTTTTTCCCCTAAAATTTccctcttttatattttctccaaaagtGATACTTATCCATCCGattatttccataatttctctaAACTCTCCTCCTTATGTcataattctagaattttctacgTCTTTCCAGAGTTAACAATGACTtagaatgtatatatgtatgtatcgtTGAGAGGGACATCTGAATGTGTTATGAGGCATTCGAATGTCAAGGAGTCAAAATTCAAAAGATGTGagagtcatttgaatgaatcCTAGGCCATTTGGATGTCTCTCTTAAAGATATGAGGTTTCCATGCAAAGACATTCAGATGATTTGGCtcatattcgaatgaattagagagaaatttcaagttataagtgtgacattcgaatgatgcaatggggcattcgaatgaattttaaatagttaGGTGGATTGCTGAAGAAATTggaaggtcattcgaatgcaacagtggcCTCATACTGATGAATTTCTCAACTTTCGCTTGGCTCATTCAAATGGAaggctagtcattcgaatgtgagggtttaatttacaaaatcgGATTCTAGACAGTTCTGACACCCGTTCGAACTTTGGTCATAACTCTCTcgttcgaactccgattgagatgattcaagatgctatgaaatgaaaatagaaagatctacaaatttttatattttgagttttgagagattcaaacTGAATCATGGTCGAAATCGAGTTGCAAAGACAACACGCACACAGGAGCATAGGCTATTCGAATTGCTTGGCCCCCCATTCGAATGGCTCCCCATAGCATTCGAATCACTTCACTAAAATTCACAAAACTCATTCGGAGAATGCCTAAGACTCACACATCCAAATGCTTAAGCTCTCATTCAAATATCTTAGCTTACATTCGGATATCTAAACTACAATTTTCACATACCTTCAGTTATAACACCAAAAATCTAGCTTAATCACTTAGCTTACATACTTAACCCTTATTTAACACTTGAAAAATTAtcaccaaaacaacattttaaaCATCAAGGCTAACCAACTCAATCCTCCATACATGGCACAAGAGTATCTAAATTTGCGTCATTACAGCCGTTGCCATCTCTTGTGGACGGTGGACTCGCCGCCGTCGACCGTCGTTCCACTCTCTAGTTTCAATTCTTTCTTTTGTCTTCCTCAGCCTCCGGTAAGCAATAAGCAAGTAGCAAGCAGCAAGCGTTGCTACTTCCTGCCTTGGGTGCCGATAGAAATgttaccaaaatattttatctaaatattgtttatatatatatatataaatatataagtttctgatttatatatttataagtttcatttgtctttttaactttgatctatctaaaaataacatgaaattactttaaaaactaccaaaaaaaaatcagtcTGGTGCCCTACTAGTGCCTAGCGCCtagcgcattttagaacactgttttgctaagaagtTAGAAGTTTTTAATTGTACATACtgacctttttttttctaaatttgtttcGTATAAGATATGACTCAATGTCAACACagaagtcatgttttggaaCTGAAGGAAACTATAATTTCAATCTCAATAAAATGTGCGAACAAGATGTTTCAGTTTGCCCGAATCCAAGCCAATATATAAGCTAGGATGGGATTCACTCTACACAAGAGGCATATCGAATCATGGCTGAAAGGCTTCTCCAAAAGATCTTCCCGCAACTTCATTGTAGCATTTAGTTGTTCTATCTTTAGAttaagttctttttctttttctttccctcaACTTCATTGTAGCATTTAGTTGTTCTATCTTTAGATTaagttctttttctctttcttttccaaGTAGATtaagttcttttctttttctttttcttttcaaagtAGATTAAGTTGTTTTTCATTGCAGTGTTTAGTTGGTCTTTTCTTGGATTAAGTTTTCATTGCAGTGTTTCATGTTGGGTTTCTCTTACATTAAGTTCAAGTATGTGGTTAGCATATAGTTTAAGAATTTGACTCTACAATATTTCTGTTTTGAtgttcataataaaatttaaatttgtcttTTGCCTGTAATGGTGTTTTTATATCTACATATCAACAAAACAGTAAGTTCAAAGATAGtcatctaaataaataaatgcagtTTGAAGCACAGTAAATAAAAAACTGCAAAGATAAATTCTAGCTGATTGAGGCATagtaaacaaaaagaaaagagaggtcTGCATTCCAGATAAATTGCAgagattaagataaaattatcaaaaataaaaacctgAATATTCAAACAATTCTGAGCCACCCTTTGTAACCTTTGGAGACCCATCTGATCCATCGCCCATCTCAGTTTGATTCCCATTGCCATTACATCTACACCAAATTGAGAATGCAGACATAATTAACTGCAAATCAAGAATGTAGATCTGTCCATGATTTTAAGAATTTTcatacacaacatatatataccttAAATTGTCAAGAGGGACAAATGCCATATCATGATGTGCCAACTGGGTTATGGCTGTCAATCTGCAAGTGCCAAAACAGAAGAATCAGATCCTTAGAAGAATTCCATATCACATTCAAGATTTTTTAGTATGCTCTTAAAGGATCATGATCCTACACAATCCTACTTAAGGCAACATTCATGCATAGATGGAGAGGATCTTTTGCAAGCCAAAATCCATATACCCTGTCAGGAGGAGTCCTAACCAAaggtttgaaaataaaattggaagtgAGGGACAAGTAGaaaaaaatgagggagaaacagATAGAATAATAGGGGTAAACTGATAGAAATGAgggatagatagatagatagacagAAAGTAGGGAGAAACAGAgtgaaatgagggagaaattaGAATTCCGATCTTCCTTAAATTATGATCTCATATCCTTCTCGGAACTATGGCATGGCCTTAAAATATGGTGGAAAGAATAATCCATTAAAATGAATTAGCTCATATGAGAACTCTTGCATTGAGAatctttgaaaaaatattttattatttaaatataagatGCAAAGTCTTATAGATATGATCGGTGATATCAAAATTAAGCCTAAAAATGCTTCTATGAGGGCTTCTCTTCatccaaaacatcccaaatcaATGCTTGGGCCTTAGAACCAATTTTGAGATGCTTCTTGCATGTATTTAGAGGTTGCTTCCAATGTCCCCCATCACTACGTAACCACTACATTTcctacaattttttaaaactttactagatcaaatatttttaatatctatGGAATAATATTAGAATATTCCTTAATTTGTGTTTGTTTCTTGAGCTAAACCCAATCACCTAAGCCCAACGAACAACAAAAGATGATGctggtttaaaaaaaaagtaaatgggcataaaaatttagataaaatcgTATGTGGGTTATGGGTCAATTATAGTGGCATTTCTACAATTATAagtcatttttcaatttttgtcatttcaatGGATCTATCAATGAGTAACTTGGTTCTATTTGAGATTTTGTGCATCAATGGGTCGCATCCTTTTAatgaatatttatatacaacTGGTTACAAGGGAACAAAATGGAATACTtaacaaaggaaagaaaacaaaaggcaaGCCATATCACTGTTACACAATCACCACTATTCCTTGCTATATAACCTGTATACTGCGTTATTAGTAGAATAACTGGAGTTACCAGAAAGCTTATTGATATCAATTCGCATGCATACCTTTTCAAAAATCTGTGCTAATAAGTGCATTCCATCAAAGGCATAATTAACATAACAGAGCTGACAATAGTCCCGATTCCTACATACGTTATTAATCTTTTGCATCAAAGCAACAAATTAACACGATAGAATTGGGGAAACTTTGAATGACACTGAAGAAGATAGCGGCTGACCTATATTGTAAGGCATGCCATATCACTGTTACACAATCACCACCAGGCCTTTCCCTATAACCTGTATACTGCTTTATTAGCAGAATAACTTAACAGAAAGCCAATTGATATCAATTCACATTCATACCTTTTCAATAATCTGTGCTAATAAGTTTATTCCACCAAGCCATAATTAACATAACAGAGCTGACAATAGTCCCTATTCCTACATACGTTGTTAATCTTTTGCATCAACGGATTCAACGCAACAAATTAACACAATAGAATTGGGGAAACTTTGTATGAGATTGAAGAAGACAGCGACTGACCTGTATTGTAAGGCGCGGTGGACCATATATGTTGGGATTCAAGATTCTTTATCCGCCATAAGCATGAAGAAGCATCGAATAGGACGAGACAAATTGGGGATTCAGGATTCTCTCTGCCATAAGGCGCGATGGACCGTATGTATTGGGATTCAAGATTCTCTCTCCGCCACAAGCATGAAGAAGAAAGATAGCGATTATTCTTCGGTCTTTGACCCATTCACAACAATCAATCAATCGCAAAGGCAAATCTGCAAGAAACAGATGCgtaaaaggaaaaacaaaaacaaaaagatgaaGCCATCAGTAACTATTTCAAGATTGTAATCAAGGAATAAATTAAGAAGAAGTTGTttacatgatgatgatgatgatgcgaAACTGTAAGCCCGTCAATTGGCACCGGAGCCCGATCGATCATCGAGAGCCTCGAaccctagaagaagaagaagcgagCGAGACGCATTTTTAGAGGCTGTTTTCGACCGTTACAACACAGAGAGACCGCCAGGAATGAATAGCTttacttcaaaattaatattttacttgCGGTTTTGTTGATCGCGATTGAGgggtatttaatatattttattttcagtattttaaatatttttactaattaataacaaatataaatatttattactataaaagtgtttaaatattaaaaataaaatttattaaatgtgcCTTAACAAATGTTTACTCCTTAACAAAACCGTTATACTTAAacaattctattattttattaaactataataaatatactttatttcaaataaaatatatccattgcattatatttttaatatttaaacaattctattatttaataataaatgtatcgcattttgaacaatttaaccaattgataaaattatttaaataaaaaaaagatattacgCATCtgatctaaaaataaatataaataactctTTGAAGAATATTGATgtagtttttttaaaatcattaattatttcttaatttttttgaaaacaaaataaaaaatgtgtatggATGATACAACTTGTAGCAACTCTCTATTTACAGTggatagagaaaaaaagaaagaaaaaagattaccattgtatcttattttgaaactCAAACATGTAAAGACTAATTTAGTGTTCAAGAttctttaagaaataatttgagTCGTAAGAGTACATATTTTCAAGTTTTTCGTTCTTGTGTCGAGTGAATGCTATCCCAACTAATATATTGAATTTGGATTTGAGTAAGTTGAACCATCTAGTCGACACATATCGTTGAGGTcgaaattataatttctttcgATTTCACAACAAAACTTTTATGTTGACATTGGGTCAAATCCTACATAAGACAAATTAAGATAAGAAAGCAAATTAGGCTAACATGCATGATTAAATACTATATAGTTACCAACACTTATATATGCAACTTATTTTTCTATTGTCAAGACGTGAAAAAAACCTTACCAAGAGCAATAGCATTTTTGAGAACCCATTCATATATGTGGTAATAGTCACTCTACCCAATGATCACCTTAGGAAATTCTCTTTTCAACTCTTTGATGATTTTTGGTAAAAGATTATTGTGATACTTTACAAAATCATTTAATTGCTTGAGACATCGATTTTCGTCATAAGCTAAAGTGGTATTGGTCTCAAATGCAGTTAGGTAAATTGGAAGACAACTTATTGAAAAATTACTAGGAACAACAACTCTAATAGCTTCATAGTATATAACTCTCTAGAACCACATTGTGGAATTATAATAAGAATGGAtgattaatgaaattaaaaaaaaaatatagcaaatatgaaaattaagaGGAGAAAAAAGACTTTAAAATACTCTCTTACGGCTTTAACTATTTCTTGGACAACCTCGGACATCAAATTAGTCTTTACTTGCTCAATACTCTTACCTTGAAGCAACACATAATTATAATCATTTTTTCATATCTCCAACCATGAATAGAGAGTCTTGAagctttttcaaataatttgtcAATCAAAAAATAAGTAGATAGATGAGTAAAAACATGTCATCTGTAAAGACTATAATAGGTTAAAAGATTGCTTGATAATAGAACATActttaattatgtttaaattaaattgtatcATCAACCTCTTTTTGTGTAGCAAGTAGAACTAAAATGAGAAAACATCCAATCAGGTTATACATTAAGAGAACTTGTAGTTAATGAAGACACAAATCTTTTCGTTGGCAAGATTCTCTACTGTTAATGAGCCCACAACAACAAAGTTCACTCCATCTTTGAATTTGGACTCAATGTTCTTATAAGGGTTGAGAAGTGAGAGTCTATTCGctttggttaaaaaaaataagattaatatttaatataagtAATTAACAAAAGTAGttaatgttaaattattattgtcaatGACCATACTCCAAAATTCTtgcactatttaattaaaaataattgtgtgtgtgagtgagagagagagagagagaaagagttcaATAAACTCAAAGTTATAAATTATGTATCGATATAATTAATCATGAGCAAACTGTTGGAACAATAGCCAGTTGCGTTATTGAAGAAGTTTTCTCATATGAAAGTTTGGCAAAGGGAGTGATAGTCCCGATAGGCTCATGGATCAAATTGCCAGTGTCAGAGATGGAATCTTTGAGTTGATAAATTTGGTCCAACTCACAAATTTTGAGGGGATGGGCATTTCACaagtgagaaagaaagaagaaaaaataacaaacaatcaTAAGCAAGACAAAAAGGGTTCACTTGGTagtaattattattagttattGCAAACAACTAAAATTGCAAGTACCGTTGCATAATAGATAGTATGTCATTTAACAATGCACATATGTGCATTAGAGTAGTGAATATATAGGGAAAGATATGACACAAACAAAAACCCaccaaaaatatgattttggaTTCCATAAGTTGGTTTTAAATCTAATTATAagataagtttttaaatttcaaacttttattTGAAGAGATTCATATACGAGTCAGCTTtccatatttaaatataatatggttttattttcaaaataggaTGTAAtgtatattttgaatttgtttttacaAATTCACACCTTGATTTTTGTATCAATTCGGTGGGCTTTTCGGttctcaaaatttgaataatttttttaatatttttttacagaaaaggtgattaataattttttaaaattatattaataccCCTAATTCTTGATGGGCCTaatttggcttttttttttttttaattttcaaattttattattctatttttcatttcataattaattaaaaaaaaaaccacaagCTTAGATGCCATCGATCAAATCATACAAAGTCCTCTCAACTCTATATTACGTTAATTTGTCCATTTGATAGTATAATTTAATAATGTAAGTAGAAATCGGAAATTTTTCAATCCTATTATgttaatttatgtcttttataGACTAAATTTATGAATAGAGATTATTGAGAgggtatgtatatttgtgtatggATGATGGATTGGCAAACCTGTGATCCTTTCGCCTGTATCTGTTGTGCTTT from Diospyros lotus cultivar Yz01 chromosome 4, ASM1463336v1, whole genome shotgun sequence includes the following:
- the LOC127798823 gene encoding uncharacterized protein LOC127798823; this translates as MGQRPKNNRYLSSSCLWRRENLESQYIRSIAPYGRENPESPICLVLFDASSCLWRIKNLESQHIWSTAPYNTGYRERPGGDCVTVIWHALQYRLTAITQLAHHDMAFVPLDNLRCNGNGNQTEMGDGSDGSPKVTKGGSELFEYSGKVKQ